Within Xiphias gladius isolate SHS-SW01 ecotype Sanya breed wild chromosome 5, ASM1685928v1, whole genome shotgun sequence, the genomic segment AGCCATACTTGCAAAGCTGCAGTACTTGCaatttgcaacattttaatCTGTATACAATTCTCATAACTGTGACTGATTCCTGTTAGTTGAATATGTCTTGTTTGCAGTGATTATAAGGGCTGGAGTTGTCTGCACCATGCTTCATCTGAAGGATACACACAAACTATGGACATTCTCCTGTCAGCCAATCCCAAGTTATTGGATAAAATAGATGAGGATGGGGTATGATTTACTATTACTTCGAAAAGTAACCCATAATTAATTTTACACCTATTTGCGATGACTATTTTGAGACTGTAGGCTTTTATTGCAGTTCATGGATGcataacaaaaactgaatatgttcAGCTGTTTTCCAAACACCAGTGCCCTTCAAGTAGCACTGAGTTATACAGACTTCTCTGATCTACAATAAATGCAGAGGACTGTCTCCTGTTATGTACTAATATACCAGAACACTGCACTCCACATCGCAGCAAGAGAGGGACATGTGGCTGCAGTCAAGGTCATGCTGGCTCGGGGAGCAGAGCTCATCTTAAACAAGAATGACACCTCATTCCTCCATGAAGCTCTGCAAAATGGGAGAAAAGATGTGGTCAATGCTATAATTGACAGTGACAGGTACATTATTAACACAAATGTCTCTTCTCTAGAGAAAAgtcagtacagtacagtacagtaaaaagCTCAGTCTACAACaactttttataaatgtttttatgtgcttCATCTGTAAACAATGTATTTATCCAGCATTTCAATGCTGTTCTGTGACAACCATGTATCTTGTAATTGTCAACTTTTCATTGAAGAAAAACCTGCCTGTTTTCAAATTTGcgacaaaatattttacaaataatcTGATGGGTTTTTAAATTGCTTATGTAGTTTAAGAAGTACGACAAGTTTCTCAACCCACAATGCAAAACATAGCCTTCAGTTTATTGGAAAAACTCAAATCACTAAATTTGGAGTTACATTATTTTCCCCAGACAGTGACGgtttaaattttaatctacaaTGTATAGAGGTTTAATTTGACCGTAAGATCATTGAAATTCTGGGAGAAGTAGCGGGATGGCTGccagaatttatttttgaaaaaaacaaaacaaatcacttgGGGGcgtaaaagtttttttttttttttaattttctacagTCATTGCATTGGTTTTAAGATTCATTTGTGTATTTCGTCTTCCAGATGTGCTGAGGCTTTGACACTGTTCACACCTGGCTCAAGCCAGCGATGTCCCATACTAGACATGATTGAGTTTCTGCCTGAGACCTACAAGGTTTGCCAcgggcaaagaaaaaaacattcatatcATAAATCTGTGTGCACAGTAGTAGTCATAACACATCTCTTTCTGTAGTTTGCTGTTGTATACACTGCACACAGTATacactttctctccctgtttttttcttcaatagCACCTATTGGACCGGAGTATTAGGGAATCTGATGATGACCACAACAGTAATGACTACCATGTAATTCAGCTACAGCTTGCACAATCAAATCACCACAACTCATCTACAATATATACATACTCTATTGTATAGTGTACTGTATCTGCCAGGCATTTTAACTGTTCTTTATGTGGTGTAGATTGAATACAATTTCAGATGGCTCCAAGCTCCCCTTGCAACAAAGAAGGTAACTGACAAGACATTGAGGTACCAGCCACTAGCTGCACTCAATgtaagcaacttttttttttaaatataattttggtGCAGCAGAATGCAAATAATCTACTCCCCCACGACTGAGAGTAGTAAACTTTTATTGTATTTGCTTTTGCCCTCTAATGAGGCTCTTTAGACTTAACTACTCACCTTCATGTAACCATGGGCTCAAATTATGCGTGTATGGGCTAATCTGCTCTGGCTTAGCCTATTCATCTATAAGGGACAATAGTGACACTTTTCTCTGTCtatttttctgctgtgacaAGGATAAATACATAGCCAAAATTTGTGGCATTGTCATAAGATTTTACTTTCCCTGGACTGCTTAGCAAGGTGCAATGGTGTGTCTCTCCTAAGCCCTGCATCTGTGTTACACCTACTAACATCTGATTATAAAGATGAAGATGACACTGTCATTGCATTGTCAAAGACAAATTCCTACTTCAGTATGTCCTCAGATTCTAATTCTGCTGGCTGTCTTGAATAGTTATAACTATGTTACAATAGTTAACAGCAGTTTATCATTCGCTAATATGGAAAGTGGAACAGTTAATGTTGGCAACCAAACTTGCTGCGTAGTTTGGTGGCAAATAGATCAACAAATCTGGCTAGGATCCTTTGAGTAAACTTGATCAAAAGCGAGGCCCACAGCTTGATGCAAACTGCCAAAGAGGGACCAGATGGGAATGAGCTGTGAGGTCAAGTTGTCAAGTCCATTATGTGTAAACATGCTTATGGACAAGCTGTTAAATGGTTTCTGAGTTCCACCTACTGTAAATCTCCCATTGCAGTTGGTCGCCTTGGTCAACACTCCTTAGCATGAGCATGCACTGTTGTTGCCTGTCAGTAGTGAATGCATCAGGGGACAGTTCATGAAAAGAGGAGGCATGGCCACAATGTCAACTCATCATTTACTGATCGCCATGTGGGACAGGCAATCTTGGTCTTTGCCATTTTTCCAGTTGGAAAGAGGCAGCTGAAAGGGCAAAGATGCAAGCAATGTTACCACTAAATGAACCGACCAAAATCAACTCATTCACATGTAAATGCATATATTCTTATTTCACAAATAGTTCAAAACTGGGTTCAATTTGCATGCAAATTTCTTTTGGTGAGTGACCAAATCATTGAGCTAAAGGTACATTTCGTAATTGTACTGTAATCTTAGCAATCACCACATCAACCACTGCTTCTTTCAACCGTAGCCCTgatttatttgatatatttgatGTAAACAATCTCATCTTCAACCAAATGTTAGAAACACTTCATTGCATGTTTCTGTCGGCTCATGTAATCCCACATTATTCCTGTGGAGATCAATAATATGCACATACTTCAAATCTAATAGACTGTAGCTGTCAGGCTGTTCTTTCCTGCTTGTAGCCATTAACAGTGGGCTATTTTTTCTGATACTTCTTCTGCAGGCAATGGTGCAGTACAACCGCATTGAGCTCCTCAACCACCCTGTCTGCAAAAAGTATCTGGCAATGAAGTGGTGTGTATTCAGTTTGATTTAATCCCTGAGATTGGTATTTCTATTCTGATATGTTGTGACTACTGATCAGATTGCAAGTAGAGTGATTCACTCTACTCCAAAATACCAATGCATTATTTAGTTTGATTATCAGTGTTCTAATTTTCTAAGggtttccttcttttttttaattcacaggaTTGCATATGGGAGCACGGCTCATGTGCTCAACATGTTTTTGTACCTGTTAGGCCTGCTGCCCCTGACTCACCTGATAGTGACTCTGAGGCCAACTATGAACACCACTGGCACAGGCGAGCACAGTATCATTATGGTGCCCATATCTTTTATAGAGGTACAAATGACAGTGGTGATCAGTAAAGAATCTCTGTGTTACCATATGTGGAAGTTATGTTTAAGATAAATAATTCATGTTCCTATATAGTGCAGTGATGAAGGCTCATCATAATAAATGTGTGATTGTGACATAGTCTCCCTAGATAAAGTAAATCtcaattttgtcatttcacagCAAAGTCTGTTCTTGTCCTTCTGTATGGTGATGGTCTTGGTCATTAACGTGTATTGCATTGCGAAGGAATTGATGCAGATATCACAACAGGTACGGACGGATATGCGAGTGCCATTACCTTACATAACGCATGTGCTCATAAATCTGGTCTGTGTGGACACACTAGCAATCAGTTATGATGGATGGGCGCCCTCTGATTTAGATTTGCAGGAAAACTGGGTGACCACAGTCAGTATGTCAATGCCACACTTTACCTCAGtcatattgattatagctgtaCGAAACACTGATGTATTACGTTACATGTTCAGTAATATACAGTTAAAATGTTGCTGGGCATGATTGcttaaatgaaatactgtactgGCTACTCAGGTCAAGGAACATTTAGGAGAGAATTTTTGTTAAACATCTAgatgattgtttgtttgtctaattattttgtatttttgctggtttttcttttcttttacttaaaagCGCTGGAATTACTTCAAAGATTATTCCAACCAGTGTGACTGGTTTTCAGCcatcttctctcttctgttCATCATCCCTGTCATGCTCAATGTAGAGGGTTCTTTACATTGGCAAGCAGGGGCAATGGCAGTTTTAAGCTCCTGGGTTGGATTTCTCCTTTATCTCCAGAGGTAGTGTTCACTATGACACCCATTTcaatataatgtgtttttcatggTGCAAAAGCCACTAACTGGTATAATCTCCTGTTTCTTCAGGTTTGAGGGTGTTGGCATCTATGTTGTGATGTTTGGAGAGATCCTTAAGACACTGGTTCGTATTGTGATGCTATTCATATACCTGATGTTAGCATTCGGATTGGCATTCCATGCTTTGATGCTCCACCAGGTAGGAGAAGACGGCAATAATAGTATAAAAAATTCAATAAGACTAAAACTCTAAAGCTTCTTCATTCTTTCAGCTCACAAAAAATGACTCCATTAAAATGACTCCATTGTTTATTGTGTATGTTCCTAGTCTACTTCTAGCcttattttagtatttattatccatttttagttgttttttttaaatctgtagcCTGATTTTGTatagtttgtttcatttttatgctgCCATCTTTTCCAACCTCAATTGGACTTACTTGGTTAAATAGGGATTTTTGAACGAGTGGAAGAATAGGCCATTTTGCCGTTATCAGTAGTGGAGCTAAAAATGGATTTTATACTGTTGATGAACAAAAGGCCATATGGTCATTAATAGCAAAAGGCTTTATCATATGCTAGCATGAATGAGCTCAGCaaagtttttgtcattttgggaagtaatgctttttcagtttctagccaacagttagatgagaagataccTCCTCAtttttgtaaagtaaatatgaagcagcagccagttagcttagcttagcacaaggaATGGATAaaggggaaacaactagcctgactctgtctgaACTTAGGTACCAAAATCAACCTAcaaacacctctaaagctcactaattaacattttacattttgtttatttaatctttgcaaaaaaaaaagtgtaaaatttaCAAGTTGTAATTTTACAAGGTGATGGAACTGTTTTACCGTTTTTAAATTAGACAGCACAAGATCAGAAAAACCAATCCAAATCCTCCTCCTTGGAGCATGAATTTTCATAACAGATATCATGGCTATTTGGCCAGCAGTTGTCTAGATAAAAACATCTGTTGAAGACATGTTTTGCCCCCATTGATAGCAAACCATGTTGTCACATACTTCTTGTGTGTGACATGTACTTTATGCATGTCATCCGCTACATTTTACTGTACTCTGTGTAAGATCATTTACAGTACTCATTCTGTTCATTGACTTGACTGAAACCTTAAAACTGTCGAACAGTTGGAGAcatattattgaaaaaaaaaaaacagttgaaactTCGGGGCATGTGGACATCAATATCAAACTGAGgcatattttattataatgtgCTGTCAAATACCTCTTATGAAAAAGTGTTACAGTAATTAAACTATGACAGATAaatttaacattcttttttctgCCTTAGAAAGAGTTTGACAGCGTGTCACTCTCAGTGATGCAGACCTTTGTGATGATGGTTGGGGAACTGAACTACCAGAATAACTTCCTGGATGCTTATCTGAACAATAAGCTTCCTTTTGGTCTCCTGACTTACGTCACTTTTGTTAACTTTGTGCTGCTAATGCCAATACTGCTAGTGAACCTCATGGTAAGCATGTCCTGAGAGTCCCCACTTACATTTTACTTTAGTCCATGTAactatatgtttgtttgtatcacTTATATAAAGTATTGGGGAAATCAGTTTCAGCCATTTGACACCATTTTCATTGGCTCCTAGGCATTCGTCCATATaaataatcttatttttatatatcCAATCTATATATTAGATGGTTCTTATTTGTCTTTGGTTGTGTTGTAGATTGGTTTAGCAGTTGGAGACATTGCTGAAGTACAAAGAAATGCTGTCCTAAAAAGAATAGCCATGCAGGTATGTATGGAACCAGCTTGTATGTGCCCAGAGAATTTTTGTTAAATAAGCCTTTGCAAAACATAGAGGACATGACATCTTTTATCCTGCTTTCTCTGTACATGCTCAGTCTACCATGGCTATCCATGATGGAGAAACAACCAAACAAGAATGAAGAATCTAAAACACAAGCACCGTAGATGATGGTGTTTTGTTCTTGACGCCTTTTTAAATGTAGACTTGGTAAACAGTATGATGCAAAATGAGGCTATTTAAGCCATCTATTCAAGATACACAGCAAAATCCATTGATAGTTGTATGactatttagatttttaatacaaatattgCGATTAGGTATGATTAAGGCAATATTATTATGAGAAGTGACTAGTGTGACAGATTTACTTTGGAATTATAATTAATGATATTTGTTTGGCTTAAGAACTTTTAGGTCCAACAGGGCATGTCAATATATGATTGAAAATCAATATATGATTGAAAATCTCACTTAATGACCCCAGATTGACCTCCACACCGCTCTGGAAGATAAGCTCCCTTATTGGATTATGAAACGAGTCGACAAACACTCCATAACCATCTACCCCAATCGCAAGTGCTCCAAGGTATGCTCAATATTTGCTAAAAACAGATACTTTACAACATATCAATTTGTCTTTGTAAGTTATGTCAGTAAAATATTTGCCCTTTATTAATCCTGAccacttttccttttaaagcaCCACGTAAGGCAATTAATCACAGGTGGTGAGGAAGCAAATGAAGTCTGGAGTCGTCTGCAGGCCAAATCACAGAACTGCACTGTGATAGAGAATGAGCTCAGAAAGCAGAAGTGCAGGTGAGGCACACAGTGTATGTATAAAATACATATGAGAGTCTGTTTTCTAACATCTAGAATCATAAAAGTAAGCAGAATTACATTTAAGATTATTGACAGTAATTACAACAAATACAATGAAGTGCCATAAATTATGCAACAACTAAAATGATTTATGATCTCATGCATAGTGCACACTATACAGTGTGGAAAGTTAAAGTGGTAAAGAACAATTTGATAGTTATTTTGATGCATGAGCAGCCCCTACTggatagaaataaataaagactgtCAAAGGACAGGTCAAAGAAAGATGTGACTCACCCCATCCCTTTCAATAATATGCTCATGGAACCACTCAGGAGCATCACCCTCAAAAAGCATTATTATAAATCTACTCAAATGAAGGTCTATCCAGTGAGCTACATAAATTGATGTTGTCCTCTCCAGGATGAAAGAAATGTCAAGCATGCTGGAGAAGCAGCACAGCCTCCTGAAGCTCGTCATCCAGAAGATGGATATCACCTCAGAGGCTGATGAGTACGATGGCCCTGTGAATGTCAAAGGCAGCATGTGGCTGAGCCCGAGTCAGGTTAAACCAAGAGGACATAGTGTGTCCTGGTGGGTCCCAGTAATGAAGGCCATCGATTCcaaaagaaagtaaagaagaagagatgaacAGCACATCTTAACAAAGCAAGAATTATATAATTTCACAAAGTGATTTATCACTACTTAATACAGATATATGTAATAATGGTATTATTATATGACTACTGACaatgtagaagaaaaaaatcaagaggtAGCCTTAGTCTTTCTAATGTGTAAAGCTTAAATGTATctaatatttacatatattcaagcatttaatttcaattaagTCCAATTAATTAACTATTGAGTGGTTTTAAAGAATTAAAGGTTGAAGACTGAATAAT encodes:
- the trpa1b gene encoding transient receptor potential cation channel subfamily A member 1b, which produces MNFSREVARQNSCYTYVIEDEDPALASLNVFKLAERGDLALLENLVRKSPDVLNEKDECGASLLHHAAAGGHVTIIQCITTVIDQQGKNASAIDLKMHSSTDLNSCDEQGNVPLHWAVERNKADSCRALMDLGVNPNILNMALLSPLHLAVNRGYNDLVELLLSYSATDCNLEGDLGNNPMILASSINNCEALSTLLKHGAKLCQQNKLGHFPIHAAAFAGAKKAMEVILKAGEEFGHSAVSHINYLDKSKSSPLHLAVRGGNIEAIRLCVATGAKVDQQQNDRSTPLHLACTQGATDIVKLMLSSFDQVEEIINLTDGACQTPLHRATIFDHTELAKYLISLGANLNSIDCKGNSPLLLATSCGAWRTVSLLLSKGANVNVKDRCGCNFLHLAILQPKGLKNLSEEVLQHNSVKALLSCEDNDGCTPLHYACRLGIHDTVKNMLGLSGGVGLACKSKDKKSALHFAAQYGRINTCHRLLETITDSRLLNEGDEKGLTPLHLASRWGHTKVVQLLLRKGALFHSDYKGWSCLHHASSEGYTQTMDILLSANPKLLDKIDEDGNTALHIAAREGHVAAVKVMLARGAELILNKNDTSFLHEALQNGRKDVVNAIIDSDRCAEALTLFTPGSSQRCPILDMIEFLPETYKHLLDRSIRESDDDHNSNDYHIEYNFRWLQAPLATKKVTDKTLRYQPLAALNAMVQYNRIELLNHPVCKKYLAMKWIAYGSTAHVLNMFLYLLGLLPLTHLIVTLRPTMNTTGTGEHSIIMVPISFIEQSLFLSFCMVMVLVINVYCIAKELMQISQQRWNYFKDYSNQCDWFSAIFSLLFIIPVMLNVEGSLHWQAGAMAVLSSWVGFLLYLQRFEGVGIYVVMFGEILKTLVRIVMLFIYLMLAFGLAFHALMLHQKEFDSVSLSVMQTFVMMVGELNYQNNFLDAYLNNKLPFGLLTYVTFVNFVLLMPILLVNLMIGLAVGDIAEVQRNAVLKRIAMQIDLHTALEDKLPYWIMKRVDKHSITIYPNRKCSKHHVRQLITGGEEANEVWSRLQAKSQNCTVIENELRKQKCRMKEMSSMLEKQHSLLKLVIQKMDITSEADEYDGPVNVKGSMWLSPSQVKPRGHSVSWWVPVMKAIDSKRK